In Parasegetibacter sp. NRK P23, a single genomic region encodes these proteins:
- the ppk1 gene encoding polyphosphate kinase 1 — MVSNKRKTIPRDISWLSFNARVLQEAADPSVPLRERIRFLGIFSNNLDEFFRVRVATLRRMGEVGAKNNMHLEVNPEQILEDIQLTVLHQQNEFNRIWEGIIKELKKEKIFLVTEKQLNKEQKKFVEDIFENDISNNIIPLMIESLPELPYLRDKSIYLGVVMSSSSSAYQQKYALIEVPSKVMGRFFLLPAKQGEHHIILLEDIIRHNLPKIFSYFGYDQYEAHVFKVTKDAEIDIDNDIATNFIQKIEKGLKNRRKGKPVRFVYDREMNPGLLEYLVRKLNLARRDNIIPGGRIHNFRHFMDFPDSVFSVKSARRPSFEHPLLQKELRVTDVVLKKDVMLVFPYHDYSSVIDLLREAAMDQHVTEIKITAYRLASNSKVVNALINAVRNGKKVVVMLELRARFDEEANLEWKEKLEEEGVRVLIGLPNMKVHAKLCIIKKRVQNRTIQYGFVSTGNLNEKTARVYGDYCLLTSNRNIMADINRIFTFIEKPKTGLPFLKACKTLIPCPTGLRAQLDKMIVKEIKAAEAKKPAAITLKMNSLSDEKLVARLEEAAKAGVKIQMVVRGIFCMFSENKKFKEPVRAVSIVDEYLEHARLFVFHNGGKEKVYISSADWMVRNLDHRVEATCPVLDEDIKKVLKKIVEIQLNDNVKARWLDNELSNDYVRSGGRKKVRSQVEIYHYLHQKTQKKIETGGH; from the coding sequence ATGGTGAGTAATAAAAGAAAGACGATCCCAAGAGACATCAGCTGGCTGTCCTTCAACGCACGTGTATTACAGGAGGCCGCCGACCCCAGTGTGCCCCTGCGCGAACGTATCCGGTTCCTGGGCATCTTTTCCAATAACCTCGATGAATTCTTCCGTGTAAGGGTGGCCACGCTCCGCAGAATGGGCGAGGTGGGCGCCAAAAATAACATGCACCTGGAAGTTAACCCCGAACAAATCCTGGAAGACATCCAGTTAACGGTGCTGCACCAGCAGAATGAATTCAACCGCATCTGGGAAGGCATCATCAAAGAACTCAAGAAAGAAAAGATATTCCTGGTTACGGAGAAGCAGTTGAACAAGGAACAGAAGAAATTCGTGGAAGATATCTTCGAGAACGACATCAGCAACAACATCATCCCGCTGATGATCGAGTCGTTGCCGGAATTGCCTTATCTCCGCGATAAATCCATCTACCTCGGTGTGGTGATGTCTTCATCCTCATCGGCATACCAACAAAAGTATGCGCTGATTGAAGTGCCCAGCAAAGTGATGGGTCGTTTCTTCCTGCTTCCGGCCAAACAGGGCGAGCACCATATTATTTTACTGGAAGACATCATCCGCCATAATCTGCCCAAAATATTTTCCTACTTCGGCTACGATCAGTATGAAGCGCATGTGTTCAAAGTAACCAAAGACGCCGAGATTGATATAGACAATGACATCGCCACCAATTTCATCCAGAAGATTGAAAAAGGCCTGAAGAACCGCAGGAAAGGAAAGCCTGTGCGTTTCGTGTACGACCGTGAAATGAACCCCGGATTGCTCGAATACCTGGTACGCAAACTGAACCTCGCCCGTCGCGACAACATCATTCCCGGTGGAAGGATTCACAATTTCAGGCATTTCATGGACTTCCCCGACTCGGTTTTCAGCGTAAAAAGCGCCCGGCGGCCCAGCTTTGAACATCCTTTGCTTCAGAAAGAACTCCGGGTAACCGATGTGGTCCTGAAAAAAGATGTGATGCTCGTGTTCCCATACCATGATTATAGTTCGGTGATCGATCTCCTCCGTGAAGCGGCCATGGACCAGCATGTGACGGAGATCAAAATCACGGCCTACCGGCTGGCCAGCAATTCAAAGGTGGTGAACGCGCTGATCAACGCGGTGCGCAACGGTAAAAAAGTGGTGGTGATGCTGGAACTGCGCGCCCGCTTTGATGAAGAGGCCAACCTGGAATGGAAGGAGAAACTGGAAGAAGAAGGGGTGCGCGTACTCATCGGCCTGCCGAACATGAAAGTGCATGCCAAACTCTGTATCATCAAAAAGCGGGTACAGAACCGGACCATACAATATGGTTTTGTAAGCACGGGCAACCTCAACGAAAAAACGGCCCGTGTATATGGTGACTACTGCCTGCTTACGTCCAACCGGAACATCATGGCCGATATCAACAGGATCTTTACGTTCATCGAAAAGCCCAAGACCGGCCTGCCATTCCTGAAAGCCTGCAAAACCCTGATCCCCTGCCCTACGGGCCTGCGGGCGCAACTGGATAAAATGATCGTAAAAGAGATCAAAGCGGCGGAAGCGAAAAAGCCGGCGGCCATCACATTAAAAATGAACTCGCTTTCAGACGAGAAACTTGTGGCCAGGCTGGAAGAAGCCGCCAAAGCGGGCGTGAAGATACAGATGGTGGTGCGCGGTATATTCTGTATGTTCTCGGAAAACAAGAAGTTCAAAGAGCCCGTAAGGGCGGTCAGCATCGTGGATGAATACCTGGAGCACGCGCGGCTGTTTGTGTTCCACAACGGCGGTAAAGAAAAAGTTTACATATCTTCGGCGGACTGGATGGTCCGGAACCTGGATCACCGCGTGGAAGCTACATGTCCGGTTTTGGATGAAGACATTAAGAAGGTGCTGAAGAAAATCGTGGAGATACAGCTGAACGACAATGTTAAGGCCCGCTGGCTGGATAACGAGCTCAGCAACGATTATGTACGCTCCGGTGGTAGAAAAAAGGTGAGGTCACAGGTAGAGATTTATCATTATCTGCACCAAAAAACACAGAAAAAAATTGAGACTGGCGGCCATTGA
- the ispE gene encoding 4-(cytidine 5'-diphospho)-2-C-methyl-D-erythritol kinase yields MVVFPNGKINLGLYITGKRPDGYHNLETVFLPVPIRDALEILPLKDGTEDVFTLTGLPVEGDTTGNLCLKAVRLIREHHPSIPFLRIHLHKVIPMGAGLGGGSADGAFTLSLLNKLFRIGLTADQLKAYALQLGSDCPFFIDNVPSYAEGRGELLAPVQIDLSSFTLVLVNPRIHVSTALAFAGITPSPAPVRLQEIIAQPVRTWKDQLHNDFEDHVFEKFPEIAAVKAQLYQAGATYAAMSGTGSTVFGLFESAPELKMPENYLVLQMKLS; encoded by the coding sequence ATGGTGGTTTTCCCCAATGGAAAGATAAACCTCGGCCTGTACATCACTGGTAAAAGGCCCGATGGCTACCACAACCTGGAAACGGTGTTTCTCCCCGTCCCCATCAGAGATGCACTGGAAATCCTGCCGCTTAAAGACGGAACTGAAGATGTTTTTACACTTACAGGGCTCCCCGTAGAAGGCGATACCACAGGTAACCTGTGTCTCAAAGCCGTGCGTTTAATAAGGGAGCACCACCCTTCCATTCCATTTCTTCGTATACACCTGCACAAAGTGATTCCAATGGGCGCCGGACTCGGGGGCGGTTCAGCCGATGGCGCATTCACCCTTTCATTGCTGAATAAACTTTTCCGGATCGGACTTACTGCTGATCAGCTCAAAGCCTATGCACTTCAACTGGGCAGTGATTGTCCGTTTTTTATAGATAACGTTCCTTCTTATGCCGAAGGGCGTGGTGAGTTGTTGGCACCCGTCCAGATTGATCTTTCCTCCTTTACATTGGTATTGGTGAATCCACGGATCCATGTTTCAACGGCTCTTGCTTTTGCCGGCATCACCCCATCCCCTGCTCCGGTTCGTTTACAGGAAATTATCGCGCAACCCGTTCGTACCTGGAAAGATCAACTCCACAATGATTTTGAGGATCACGTTTTTGAAAAGTTCCCTGAAATAGCGGCCGTGAAAGCGCAGCTCTACCAGGCAGGTGCCACTTATGCGGCCATGAGCGGAACCGGCTCCACCGTGTTTGGACTGTTTGAATCCGCCCCCGAACTGAAGATGCCAGAAAACTACCTGGTACTGCAAATGAAGTTGAGCTGA
- a CDS encoding tRNA-binding protein, with product MESNADQLKAPIEWNDFEKIEMRIGTIIEAVPFPKAKKPAYQLKVDFGPLGIKQSSAQITAHYAPEALVGKQVMAVVNFPRKQIANFFSECLVMGIYDAANEVVLLQPEQRVPNGSRVG from the coding sequence ATGGAATCCAACGCAGATCAACTGAAAGCCCCCATCGAATGGAACGATTTTGAAAAGATAGAGATGCGCATCGGCACCATCATTGAAGCCGTTCCGTTTCCCAAAGCAAAGAAGCCAGCCTACCAGCTCAAAGTGGATTTCGGGCCTTTGGGCATCAAACAATCTTCCGCACAGATTACGGCACATTATGCACCCGAAGCGTTAGTTGGAAAACAGGTGATGGCCGTGGTGAATTTCCCGCGTAAACAAATCGCCAATTTCTTTAGCGAATGCCTGGTGATGGGTATTTACGATGCGGCCAACGAAGTGGTTTTACTTCAGCCGGAACAGCGGGTTCCCAACGGCAGCCGTGTGGGTTAG
- a CDS encoding Gfo/Idh/MocA family protein produces the protein MSKKDNLKATGAASRRDFIRNGSLAAAGFFIVPRHVLGRGYIAPSDKLNIASIGVGGKGTSDIAEFAKGGRANIVALCDVDDRQAVTSRTNFPQAKYYKDYREMLEKEKKNIDAVSVSTPDHTHFAPTMAAMQLGKHVYVQKPLTHTIWEARQLTEAAKRYKVVTQMGNQGASGEGVRQLQEWYDSGIIGEAHTVRCWTNRPVWPQGFGKPKSGADEIPKELDWDLWLGPIQYEEYHKEFVPFNWRGFWSFGTGALGDMGCHIIDPVFKVLGLGYPSEVECSVGDVYEKMWSPSWYPESCPISSSVKMKFPTKNGKHVNLTWMDGGIRPERPEELGADEQMGDDGGGAIIEGTKGKMMCSTYGANAKLLPTSKSEGLSFPQKLARVPEGHYQQWVNACIAGYGKNKLSSPFDYAGPLTETILMGNLALRSWTYKDANNKFTGRKKLLWDAKNMKITNFDPANEFVTKKYRDGWL, from the coding sequence ATGAGCAAAAAAGACAATCTTAAAGCCACTGGCGCCGCTTCGCGGAGAGACTTCATTAGAAATGGTTCTCTCGCCGCGGCAGGATTTTTCATCGTTCCCCGGCACGTATTGGGCCGCGGTTACATCGCGCCCAGCGACAAGCTGAACATCGCCTCCATAGGGGTGGGCGGTAAAGGAACCAGCGATATCGCTGAATTCGCAAAAGGCGGTCGCGCCAATATCGTGGCGCTCTGCGATGTGGACGACAGGCAGGCCGTTACTTCCCGCACCAATTTCCCGCAGGCGAAGTATTACAAAGATTACCGCGAAATGCTGGAAAAGGAAAAGAAGAACATCGACGCCGTTTCCGTTTCCACCCCTGACCATACGCATTTTGCGCCCACTATGGCTGCCATGCAGCTCGGTAAACACGTGTATGTACAGAAGCCGCTTACCCATACCATCTGGGAAGCGCGCCAACTCACCGAGGCGGCGAAAAGGTACAAAGTAGTAACGCAAATGGGCAACCAGGGTGCCTCAGGAGAAGGCGTACGCCAATTACAGGAATGGTACGACAGTGGCATTATCGGGGAAGCGCATACCGTGCGCTGCTGGACCAACAGGCCCGTATGGCCACAAGGTTTTGGTAAGCCGAAGTCCGGCGCGGATGAAATTCCCAAAGAACTCGATTGGGACCTCTGGCTCGGCCCTATTCAATATGAGGAATACCACAAAGAGTTCGTGCCCTTTAACTGGCGCGGTTTCTGGAGCTTCGGTACCGGTGCGCTGGGCGATATGGGTTGCCATATTATCGACCCCGTGTTCAAAGTGTTGGGATTAGGTTATCCAAGTGAAGTGGAATGCAGTGTGGGTGATGTGTACGAAAAAATGTGGTCGCCTTCCTGGTATCCTGAAAGCTGTCCGATCTCTTCCTCCGTAAAAATGAAGTTCCCTACTAAAAACGGCAAGCACGTCAACCTGACCTGGATGGATGGCGGTATTCGTCCGGAACGTCCCGAAGAACTTGGTGCCGACGAGCAAATGGGTGACGACGGCGGTGGCGCGATCATTGAAGGAACCAAAGGTAAAATGATGTGCAGCACTTATGGCGCAAACGCTAAGTTACTGCCTACCTCGAAAAGTGAAGGACTCAGTTTCCCCCAGAAACTGGCTCGTGTACCCGAAGGGCACTACCAGCAATGGGTAAACGCCTGCATCGCCGGATACGGTAAGAACAAACTAAGTTCTCCCTTCGATTATGCCGGACCGCTTACGGAAACGATCCTGATGGGTAACCTCGCGCTCCGCAGCTGGACCTATAAAGATGCCAACAACAAATTCACCGGCAGGAAGAAGCTGCTTTGGGACGCGAAAAACATGAAGATCACCAACTTTGACCCCGCGAATGAATTCGTTACGAAGAAGTACAGGGATGGATGGTTGTAA
- a CDS encoding bifunctional nuclease family protein, whose amino-acid sequence MKKIELEIVALSHSITQTHSYAVVLGEVNGLRRLPIVIGGFEAQAIAVALEKMQPSRPLTHDLMKNFMNAFGVELQEIVISDLQEGIFYSRLVCHNDRDTVEIDSRTSDALALAVRFGCPIFTYDHILESAGILMEDNGGKKKKSSPQQAPASTTSEVTHDDLKALSLEELNTLLNEVVEQEDYIRAIAIRNEINSRKA is encoded by the coding sequence ATGAAGAAAATAGAACTGGAAATAGTTGCCTTGTCCCACAGTATTACGCAAACCCATTCGTATGCGGTGGTATTGGGCGAAGTGAACGGTTTGCGCAGGCTGCCTATTGTAATCGGTGGTTTTGAGGCCCAGGCCATTGCGGTGGCGTTGGAGAAAATGCAACCCAGCCGCCCCCTCACCCACGACCTGATGAAGAATTTCATGAACGCCTTCGGCGTTGAACTCCAGGAAATCGTCATCAGTGACCTTCAGGAAGGCATTTTCTATTCCAGGCTGGTTTGCCATAACGACCGCGATACTGTTGAGATTGATTCCCGCACATCCGATGCGCTCGCCCTGGCCGTTCGCTTCGGATGCCCCATATTTACTTACGACCATATTCTCGAAAGCGCGGGGATCCTGATGGAAGATAACGGTGGTAAAAAGAAGAAGTCTTCTCCCCAGCAGGCTCCGGCCAGCACTACTTCAGAAGTAACCCATGATGACCTCAAAGCGCTTTCGCTCGAAGAACTGAATACCCTTCTGAACGAAGTGGTGGAGCAGGAAGATTATATCCGCGCCATCGCTATCCGTAACGAGATCAACAGCCGGAAAGCTTAA
- the dacB gene encoding D-alanyl-D-alanine carboxypeptidase/D-alanyl-D-alanine-endopeptidase: protein MKYFFILLCLFPSLLIAQFNNNAVEKAWRAFRDDSQLKHASAAFELVQRTDGKQLFGVNEDLLLSPASTQKVFTAAAALELLQPSFHFNTRVLLKGMVTAGRLKGDLIVKGGGDPTLGSSRYEKEDAGKFLSSITTALRQKGIHTIEGDLVLLSDNERIVPDGWIWQDLGNYYGAGASGFNWRENQYDMILSSGANPGSAVKLVRTEPELYLETIELAAKAGAVGSGDNAYIYFEPGKEKLTVRGTIPPGKTAFSISGALPDPSAQFLSELAGTMMANGIEVTGKNRWSADEEEARNSLLLLEKPSPPLEVIVYWFLNKSVNLYGEALLKEIAFVQKGRRDTETGAAQLKAFWAAKGISPLMLQMQDGSGLSPQNGVTAAALNKVLVYAAKQSWFGAFYKGLTVSNGLHLKSGTIGGVKCYTGFLEGKDGKEYCFSIMVNRYNGSTAALNKKIFAFLEACK from the coding sequence ATGAAATACTTTTTCATTTTATTGTGCCTGTTTCCGTCCCTGTTAATCGCTCAGTTCAACAATAATGCCGTGGAAAAAGCCTGGCGCGCGTTCAGGGACGATTCCCAGTTAAAACATGCTTCCGCGGCTTTTGAACTGGTGCAGCGCACCGATGGGAAACAGCTATTCGGCGTGAATGAAGACCTGCTGTTGTCGCCGGCCAGTACGCAAAAAGTATTTACGGCCGCTGCGGCGCTGGAGTTGCTGCAACCTTCTTTCCACTTTAATACACGGGTGCTGCTGAAAGGTATGGTTACAGCGGGCAGGCTGAAAGGCGATCTTATTGTAAAAGGCGGTGGCGACCCTACATTGGGAAGTTCCCGCTACGAAAAGGAGGATGCCGGGAAATTCCTTTCTTCCATTACAACCGCCTTGCGGCAGAAAGGTATCCATACCATCGAAGGCGATCTGGTATTGCTTTCCGACAATGAGCGCATCGTTCCCGATGGCTGGATATGGCAGGACCTGGGCAATTATTACGGCGCTGGTGCTTCCGGGTTTAACTGGCGCGAGAACCAGTATGATATGATACTGTCCTCCGGGGCAAACCCAGGTTCCGCCGTAAAACTCGTTCGTACGGAGCCTGAACTTTACCTTGAAACCATTGAACTGGCGGCTAAAGCCGGTGCGGTTGGGAGCGGAGATAACGCTTATATCTACTTCGAACCCGGCAAAGAAAAACTGACCGTGCGCGGCACCATACCACCAGGCAAAACAGCATTCTCCATCTCCGGGGCATTGCCTGATCCTTCCGCGCAATTTCTCTCGGAACTCGCCGGAACAATGATGGCCAATGGCATTGAAGTAACGGGGAAAAACAGGTGGAGCGCGGATGAAGAAGAGGCCCGTAACAGTTTGTTGTTGTTGGAGAAGCCCTCTCCGCCGCTTGAGGTCATTGTATATTGGTTCCTGAACAAAAGTGTGAACCTTTACGGAGAAGCGTTGCTGAAGGAAATCGCTTTCGTTCAGAAGGGTAGAAGGGACACTGAAACCGGTGCTGCACAATTGAAAGCATTCTGGGCTGCGAAAGGAATTTCGCCACTGATGCTGCAAATGCAGGATGGAAGCGGCCTTTCACCACAGAACGGCGTAACTGCCGCGGCGCTCAACAAAGTACTGGTGTACGCGGCGAAGCAAAGCTGGTTTGGCGCCTTTTACAAGGGACTTACCGTGAGTAACGGGTTGCACCTTAAAAGCGGCACCATCGGTGGCGTGAAATGTTATACCGGTTTCCTGGAAGGTAAAGATGGAAAGGAATATTGCTTTTCCATTATGGTGAACCGCTACAACGGAAGTACGGCGGCGCTGAACAAAAAGATATTCGCATTCCTGGAAGCCTGTAAATAA
- the rocD gene encoding ornithine--oxo-acid transaminase has protein sequence MKTSSINSLSTSYYLELEEKYGAHNYHPLPVVLERGEGVFMWDITGKRYYDFLSGYSAVNQGHCHPRIIRALTEQAGKLTLTSRAFHNNLLGEYARYITAYFGYDKVLPMNTGVEGGETAIKLARRWAYTKKGVPENQAKIIFAEDNFWGRTMAAISSSTDPSSYKGFGPYMPGFELVPYNDLNALENALRDNNVAAFMVEPIQGEAGVVVPDEGYLKGVRALCDQYNVLFIADEIQTGLCRTGKMLACDHENVRPDILILGKALSGGVLPVSAVLADDEVMLNIHPGEHGSTYGGNPLACAVAMEALAVLKDEQMAENAAALGVLFRKQIAALNHPHIKTIRGKGLLNAVVVEHPDPNAAWEMCLKMMENGLLAKPTHGDKIRFAPPLCITEEQLMECVGIIAKSL, from the coding sequence ATGAAAACAAGTTCAATAAATTCATTATCAACGTCTTACTATCTGGAACTTGAAGAAAAATACGGGGCACACAATTACCATCCCTTACCAGTTGTGCTGGAAAGAGGTGAAGGTGTTTTCATGTGGGATATAACGGGAAAAAGATATTATGACTTTCTCAGTGGTTATTCCGCGGTAAACCAGGGACATTGTCACCCACGGATCATCCGTGCTTTAACGGAACAGGCGGGGAAACTCACACTTACTTCGCGGGCCTTCCACAACAACTTACTGGGTGAATACGCCCGTTACATTACGGCGTATTTCGGGTACGATAAAGTGCTTCCCATGAACACCGGCGTGGAAGGCGGGGAAACCGCCATAAAACTGGCCAGGCGATGGGCGTATACGAAAAAGGGTGTGCCTGAAAACCAGGCGAAGATCATTTTCGCTGAAGATAATTTCTGGGGCAGAACCATGGCTGCCATCTCTTCCTCCACCGATCCATCCAGTTACAAAGGATTCGGCCCCTATATGCCCGGCTTTGAACTGGTTCCTTACAACGACCTTAACGCGCTGGAAAATGCACTCCGGGATAACAATGTCGCCGCCTTCATGGTGGAACCCATCCAGGGCGAGGCCGGCGTGGTGGTACCGGATGAAGGTTACCTGAAAGGTGTCCGGGCATTGTGCGATCAATACAATGTGTTGTTTATTGCCGATGAAATCCAGACCGGTCTTTGCCGCACCGGAAAAATGCTCGCCTGCGACCATGAAAATGTTCGTCCCGATATACTCATTCTCGGCAAGGCGCTCAGTGGTGGCGTATTGCCTGTAAGCGCTGTTCTTGCCGACGATGAAGTGATGCTGAACATCCATCCGGGAGAACACGGTTCCACTTACGGTGGAAATCCCCTCGCCTGTGCCGTGGCCATGGAAGCGCTCGCCGTTTTGAAAGACGAGCAGATGGCGGAAAATGCAGCGGCTCTTGGCGTTCTCTTCAGAAAACAAATCGCGGCGCTGAATCATCCTCATATCAAAACGATCCGCGGAAAAGGACTGTTGAATGCTGTTGTGGTGGAACATCCGGATCCGAACGCGGCCTGGGAAATGTGCCTGAAAATGATGGAGAATGGTTTGCTGGCGAAACCCACTCATGGCGATAAAATCAGGTTCGCCCCCCCGCTTTGTATTACGGAAGAACAATTGATGGAATGCGTGGGGATTATAGCGAAGAGTTTGTAG
- a CDS encoding serine hydrolase: protein MRYLFACLISAIIFISCKKDSTTPDTSAPQTMYFPPNNGSTWETTSMTALNWNQNAIQPLKDYLQLKNTKSFMILVNGRIVLEEYFNGHNATATSAWNSAGKTLVTAAVGIAQQEGLVNINNKVSDYLGTGWTSEPLAKENLITLKHLLTMTSGINDESNLVIKPNLTYLADAGTRWSYHNVFQKLMDVVGEAGNQAYETYFNNKLRNKIGMDGSWNEGLIFTIYHSNTRSMARFGLLALNKGKWGNEQVLNETFFTASVTSSQNINPSYGYLWWLNGKTNFMVPGGQTVYPGALVPNAPMDMYAAMGAGDQRIYVVPSKKMVVVRMGDASDPANPSFALSGFDNELWQKINAVIQ, encoded by the coding sequence ATGAGGTACCTTTTCGCTTGTTTGATAAGCGCTATAATTTTCATCAGTTGCAAAAAAGACAGTACAACACCCGATACTTCAGCCCCGCAAACCATGTATTTCCCGCCTAATAACGGCAGTACCTGGGAAACCACTTCAATGACCGCGCTGAACTGGAACCAGAATGCCATACAACCGCTCAAAGATTACCTGCAACTTAAAAACACGAAATCGTTCATGATCCTTGTTAACGGCAGGATCGTGCTGGAAGAATACTTCAATGGCCACAACGCCACCGCCACATCGGCCTGGAACAGCGCGGGCAAAACACTGGTTACCGCCGCCGTGGGTATTGCCCAACAGGAAGGACTTGTAAACATCAACAACAAAGTGTCGGATTACCTGGGTACCGGATGGACCAGTGAGCCCCTTGCCAAGGAAAACCTGATCACGTTGAAGCACCTGCTTACCATGACTTCCGGCATCAACGATGAGAGCAACCTCGTGATCAAACCCAACCTCACTTATCTTGCCGATGCCGGCACAAGATGGTCTTACCATAATGTTTTTCAAAAATTGATGGATGTGGTGGGCGAAGCGGGCAACCAGGCGTATGAAACCTATTTCAACAATAAACTGAGGAATAAAATCGGCATGGATGGCTCCTGGAACGAAGGATTAATCTTTACCATCTACCATAGCAATACGCGCAGTATGGCCCGGTTCGGGTTGCTGGCGCTGAACAAAGGAAAATGGGGCAACGAACAGGTGCTGAACGAAACCTTTTTTACCGCTAGCGTGACCTCTTCCCAAAACATCAACCCTTCTTATGGCTACTTGTGGTGGCTGAACGGCAAAACGAATTTTATGGTTCCGGGCGGACAAACCGTTTACCCGGGCGCCCTCGTGCCCAATGCTCCAATGGATATGTATGCCGCTATGGGTGCGGGCGACCAGCGCATCTATGTGGTCCCTTCCAAAAAAATGGTGGTGGTCCGTATGGGAGATGCTTCGGATCCCGCAAATCCAAGTTTCGCCTTGTCAGGTTTCGACAATGAACTTTGGCAAAAGATCAACGCGGTGATTCAATAA
- a CDS encoding electron transfer flavoprotein subunit alpha/FixB family protein: protein MSVLIFIDQADGHVKKSALEALSYGAAVAAQAGTTAEAVVLGTVKDDLSALGKYGVTKIHHISDAALDNVDAQVYAQVVAEAAQKTNATIVILSHNTTGKAVAPRLSARLKAGLVAGAVAVPESVAPFIVKKNVFSGKAFARIQVDTPVKIVSLNPNAFAIKETGGSATVEALQVNVPAPKVKVTATNKVSGEIPLSEAERVVSGGRGLKGPENWGLVEDLAKALDAATACSRPVSDTHWRPHHEHVGQTGLAIAPNLYIAIGISGAIQHLAGVNRSKVIVVINKDPEAPFFKAADYGIVGDAFEVVPKLIEEVKKLKS from the coding sequence ATGTCGGTATTAATATTCATCGATCAGGCCGATGGCCATGTAAAAAAATCTGCTCTTGAAGCATTGTCTTACGGCGCAGCCGTAGCCGCGCAGGCAGGTACCACCGCTGAAGCCGTGGTGTTGGGCACAGTAAAGGATGATCTTTCCGCGCTCGGCAAATACGGGGTTACAAAGATCCACCACATCAGCGATGCCGCACTGGATAACGTTGATGCACAGGTGTATGCCCAGGTGGTGGCCGAAGCCGCGCAAAAAACCAATGCGACCATTGTTATTCTATCGCACAATACAACGGGTAAAGCCGTTGCGCCAAGATTGTCTGCACGGCTGAAAGCCGGACTGGTAGCAGGTGCAGTTGCTGTTCCCGAATCAGTTGCTCCTTTTATCGTTAAAAAGAATGTATTCTCCGGGAAAGCGTTCGCGCGCATCCAGGTGGATACGCCTGTGAAGATCGTTTCACTGAACCCGAACGCTTTCGCCATCAAAGAAACCGGCGGTTCCGCAACGGTAGAAGCCCTTCAGGTGAATGTTCCCGCTCCTAAAGTGAAAGTAACCGCCACCAATAAGGTTTCCGGCGAAATCCCCCTGAGTGAGGCAGAAAGAGTGGTGAGTGGTGGACGTGGTTTGAAAGGCCCTGAAAACTGGGGACTGGTAGAAGACCTCGCCAAAGCACTGGACGCCGCCACCGCCTGCAGCCGCCCAGTTTCTGATACGCACTGGCGTCCGCACCACGAACACGTTGGTCAGACAGGCCTTGCCATCGCGCCTAACCTGTACATTGCCATCGGTATTTCAGGGGCCATTCAGCACCTCGCCGGCGTGAACAGAAGTAAGGTGATCGTCGTGATCAATAAAGACCCTGAAGCGCCATTCTTCAAAGCCGCCGATTACGGTATTGTAGGCGATGCTTTTGAAGTGGTACCGAAATTGATTGAAGAAGTGAAGAAACTGAAGTCCTGA
- a CDS encoding electron transfer flavoprotein subunit beta/FixA family protein: MKILVCISKTPDTTAKIAFTDNNTKFASDGVQYIINPYDEWYALVRAIELKEKDASIALHLVTVGGADAEPIIRKALALGGDEAIRVNSDNTDSFNIASQIAAIAKEGGYDLVFTGKETIDYNGSSIGGMVAELLELPYISLATKLELNGAVATVNREIEGGEETNEVALPAVISCQKGMAEARIPNMRGIMAARSKPLKVVEPVATESLTSIAGFELPPAKAGVKLIAPDNVGELVKLLHEEARVI, translated from the coding sequence AATACGAAATTCGCATCCGACGGTGTTCAGTACATCATCAACCCTTATGACGAGTGGTACGCGCTGGTGCGCGCCATTGAACTGAAAGAAAAGGACGCGTCCATTGCGTTGCACCTCGTAACAGTGGGGGGCGCCGATGCGGAACCCATCATCCGCAAAGCGCTCGCGCTGGGCGGCGATGAAGCCATCCGCGTTAATTCCGACAACACAGACTCCTTTAACATCGCCAGTCAGATCGCGGCCATCGCGAAGGAAGGTGGTTACGACCTCGTATTTACGGGCAAGGAAACCATCGACTACAATGGCTCTTCCATTGGCGGCATGGTAGCCGAACTGCTTGAGCTGCCTTATATTTCCCTGGCCACCAAACTGGAACTGAATGGCGCCGTCGCTACGGTGAACCGCGAAATTGAAGGCGGGGAAGAAACCAACGAAGTAGCACTTCCCGCCGTGATCAGCTGCCAGAAAGGTATGGCTGAAGCACGTATTCCCAATATGAGAGGTATTATGGCGGCACGTTCCAAACCCCTGAAAGTGGTGGAGCCCGTAGCAACCGAATCACTCACTTCCATTGCCGGATTTGAACTTCCACCCGCGAAAGCAGGCGTAAAACTGATCGCTCCCGATAACGTGGGCGAACTGGTGAAACTGCTGCACGAGGAAGCACGCGTTATATAA